One region of Caldimonas thermodepolymerans genomic DNA includes:
- a CDS encoding ABC transporter permease, giving the protein MPNQILALAWRQTVRDFRSGELRLLVVAVMLAVAALTAVGFFADRLKGGLARDARQLLGGDALVATDHPTPPEFVERARALGLSTALSASFPSMARAADEQGGATRLVTIKAAGEGYPLHSQVRLADAPGGAERLAGAPPQRGTVWVEASILDALGLAVGDPLLLGDATLRIAQVITFESDRGAGFLAFSPRVIVNMADLPATGLIQPASRVTYRLAVAAPDVRPRAAADYVAWAEAQIKAQGLRGIRVESLASGRPEMRQTLDRAEKFLNLVALLAALLAAVAVGIAARDFANRHLDDCAMLRVLGQSQRTIATSYALEFAAVGLLASALGVAVGYGVHHVFVAMLAQLLEATLPPAGAWPALLGLGVGMTLLFGFGLPPVLQLARVPPLRVIRRDVGELKPASLAVLGAGTLGFAALLLAVSADLKLGAIAVGGFAAAVALFALLGWLAVLLLRRAVPEAGAPRWLVLATRQVGARPGFAVLQVSALAVGLLALVLLVLLRTDLIASWRAATPPDAPNRFVINIQPEQGEPFRQHLRQAGVQKLDWYPMIRGRLVAINGRAVSVDDYAEDRARRLVDREFNLSHDAQMPPHNELAAGRWVPDEPGAVSVEEGLARTLGLRLGDTLRFDIAGLETEARITSLRKVDWASMRVNFFVMFPLAEMPEVPGTYIAAFRAPETPGFDNALSRAFPNVTNVDVSASIGQVQRVLDQVIRAVEFLFGFTLAAGLVVLFAAVVATREQRSREFAIMRAMGAGGRLLAQVQRAELLGVGALAGLLASLAAVAVGWGLARFAFEFSWNASPWVPLAGAAAGAVLALAAGWWGLREVLRRPVVETLRKAAV; this is encoded by the coding sequence ATGCCGAATCAGATCCTTGCACTGGCCTGGCGCCAGACGGTGCGCGATTTCCGCAGCGGCGAGCTGCGCCTGCTGGTCGTCGCGGTGATGCTGGCGGTCGCGGCGCTGACCGCGGTCGGCTTCTTTGCCGACCGCCTCAAGGGCGGGCTGGCGCGCGACGCGCGGCAGCTGCTGGGCGGCGATGCGCTGGTCGCGACCGACCACCCGACCCCGCCGGAGTTCGTCGAACGCGCCCGCGCCCTGGGGCTGTCCACCGCGCTGAGCGCCTCGTTCCCGAGCATGGCCCGCGCCGCCGACGAGCAAGGTGGCGCGACGCGCCTGGTGACGATCAAGGCCGCCGGCGAGGGCTACCCCCTGCACAGCCAGGTGCGGCTGGCCGATGCGCCCGGCGGGGCCGAGCGGCTGGCCGGTGCCCCGCCGCAGCGCGGCACGGTCTGGGTCGAGGCCTCGATCCTGGACGCGCTGGGGCTGGCCGTGGGCGATCCGCTGCTGCTGGGCGACGCGACGCTGCGCATCGCGCAGGTCATCACCTTCGAATCCGACCGCGGGGCGGGCTTCCTGGCCTTCTCGCCGCGCGTCATCGTGAACATGGCCGACCTGCCGGCCACCGGGCTGATCCAGCCGGCCAGCCGCGTGACCTACCGGCTCGCGGTCGCCGCGCCCGACGTGCGCCCCCGCGCGGCGGCCGACTACGTGGCCTGGGCCGAGGCGCAGATCAAGGCGCAGGGCCTGCGCGGCATCCGCGTCGAGTCGCTGGCATCCGGCCGGCCCGAGATGCGCCAGACGCTGGACCGCGCCGAAAAGTTCCTCAACCTGGTCGCCCTGCTGGCGGCCCTGCTGGCCGCGGTCGCGGTGGGCATCGCGGCGCGCGACTTCGCCAACCGCCACCTGGACGACTGCGCGATGCTGCGCGTGCTGGGCCAGTCGCAGCGCACCATCGCCACCAGCTATGCACTCGAGTTCGCCGCGGTGGGCCTGCTCGCCAGCGCGCTCGGCGTGGCCGTGGGCTACGGCGTGCACCATGTGTTCGTCGCGATGCTGGCGCAGCTGCTCGAGGCGACGCTGCCGCCGGCCGGGGCCTGGCCCGCGCTGCTGGGCCTGGGGGTGGGGATGACGCTGCTGTTCGGCTTCGGCCTGCCGCCGGTGCTGCAGCTGGCGCGCGTGCCGCCGCTGCGCGTGATCCGGCGCGACGTCGGCGAGCTCAAGCCCGCCTCGCTGGCGGTGCTCGGCGCCGGCACGCTCGGCTTTGCGGCCCTGCTGCTGGCCGTCTCGGCGGACCTGAAGCTGGGCGCGATCGCGGTGGGCGGGTTCGCCGCAGCGGTGGCGCTGTTCGCGCTGCTCGGGTGGCTGGCGGTGCTGCTGCTGCGCCGCGCCGTGCCCGAGGCCGGCGCGCCGCGCTGGCTGGTGCTGGCAACGCGCCAGGTCGGCGCGCGGCCGGGCTTTGCGGTGCTGCAGGTCTCGGCGCTGGCGGTCGGGCTGCTGGCCCTGGTGCTGCTGGTGCTGCTGCGCACCGACCTGATCGCCAGCTGGCGCGCCGCCACGCCGCCCGATGCGCCCAACCGCTTCGTGATCAACATCCAGCCCGAGCAGGGCGAGCCGTTCCGGCAGCACCTGCGCCAGGCCGGGGTGCAGAAGCTGGACTGGTACCCGATGATCCGCGGCCGGCTGGTGGCCATCAACGGCCGAGCGGTCAGCGTGGACGACTACGCCGAGGACCGCGCGCGGCGCCTGGTCGACCGCGAGTTCAACCTCAGCCACGACGCGCAGATGCCCCCGCACAACGAGCTGGCGGCCGGACGCTGGGTGCCCGACGAGCCCGGGGCGGTCAGCGTCGAGGAGGGACTGGCGCGCACGCTGGGCCTCAGGCTCGGCGACACGCTGCGCTTCGACATCGCGGGCCTGGAGACCGAGGCGCGCATCACCAGCCTGCGCAAGGTCGACTGGGCCTCGATGCGGGTCAACTTCTTCGTGATGTTCCCGCTGGCGGAGATGCCCGAGGTGCCCGGCACCTACATCGCCGCGTTCCGGGCGCCGGAGACGCCCGGCTTCGACAATGCGCTCAGCCGCGCCTTCCCGAACGTCACCAATGTCGACGTCTCGGCCTCGATCGGCCAGGTGCAGCGTGTGCTGGACCAGGTGATCCGCGCGGTCGAGTTCCTGTTCGGCTTCACGCTGGCCGCCGGCCTGGTGGTACTGTTTGCCGCGGTGGTCGCCACGCGCGAGCAGCGCTCGCGCGAGTTCGCGATCATGCGCGCGATGGGGGCGGGCGGGCGCCTGCTGGCGCAGGTGCAGCGCGCCGAGCTGCTGGGCGTGGGCGCGCTGGCCGGGCTGCTGGCATCGCTCGCCGCGGTGGCGGTGGGCTGGGGGCTGGCGCGCTTTGCCTTCGAGTTCAGCTGGAACGCCTCGCCCTGGGTGCCGCTGGCCGGCGCTGCCGCCGGGGCGGTGCTCGCACTGGCGGCGGGCTGGTGGGGGCTGCGCGAGGTGCTGCGCCGCCCGGTGGTCGAGACGCTGCGCAAGGCAGCGGTGTGA
- a CDS encoding GGDEF domain-containing protein encodes MDRPSELSLLNLRDLDLEQALSLLEQAGHPLPPQADADPRVLLQAVIDGLCDLSLRDALTGLANRRHFRAVLEREIDRVARTGEAALLLILDIDHFKHINDTYGHEAGDQVIQAVGRRLAECVRPMDTVARYGGEEFAIVLPNCQPAFGLAVAERMRQAVQEHPILLRSGHQAHVTVSLGGAFAPQWVRSSVSLWMERADLQLYCAKTEGRNRVCLEETPASSVTTEEKSMLFGVSLFSDLEVPGDE; translated from the coding sequence GTGGACCGCCCATCCGAACTTTCGCTGCTGAACCTGCGCGACCTCGACCTGGAGCAGGCGCTGTCGTTGCTGGAGCAGGCCGGCCATCCGTTGCCGCCGCAGGCCGACGCCGACCCCCGCGTGCTGCTGCAGGCCGTGATCGACGGCCTGTGCGATCTGTCGCTGCGCGACGCGCTCACGGGGCTGGCCAACCGGCGCCACTTCCGCGCGGTGCTGGAGCGCGAGATCGACCGCGTCGCGCGCACCGGCGAGGCGGCGCTGCTGCTGATCCTGGACATCGACCATTTCAAGCACATCAACGACACCTACGGCCACGAGGCCGGCGACCAGGTGATCCAGGCCGTGGGCCGGCGCCTGGCCGAATGCGTGCGCCCGATGGACACCGTGGCCCGCTACGGCGGCGAGGAGTTCGCCATCGTGCTGCCCAACTGCCAGCCGGCATTCGGCCTGGCGGTGGCCGAGCGCATGCGCCAGGCGGTGCAGGAGCACCCGATCCTGCTGCGCTCGGGCCACCAGGCGCACGTGACGGTCAGCCTGGGCGGCGCCTTCGCGCCGCAATGGGTGCGCTCGTCGGTGTCGTTGTGGATGGAGCGCGCCGACCTGCAGCTCTACTGTGCCAAGACCGAAGGCCGCAACCGCGTCTGTCTCGAGGAGACGCCGGCCAGCAGCGTGACCACCGAGGAGAAAAGCATGCTGTTCGGCGTGAGCCTGTTCAGCGACCTGGAGGTGCCGGGCGATGAGTGA
- a CDS encoding MinD/ParA family protein: protein MSEPTNRLPSMPETSRDKQACVLAVTSGKGGVGKTFVSANVAAALARLGHRVLVLDADLGLANLDVVLNLQSRRTLHDVFLGHCALEDAIHVAPGGFSVVLAGSGLVEYSRLTPEVRERLQAVVASLLPRYDYVLLDTGAGISDVVLYAISLADQVLVVATPEPTSLTDAYATIKVLATQQRRRELNLVLNQVARPGDGKAIAQQLQQVLARFVSTPAGDPVKLAHLGDIPSDPSVRQAVQKRQLLLETFPGCAAAHAVKAVAGRLEKVPARAA from the coding sequence ATGAGTGAACCGACCAACCGACTTCCGTCCATGCCTGAAACCTCGCGCGACAAGCAGGCCTGCGTGCTGGCCGTGACCAGCGGCAAGGGCGGCGTCGGCAAGACCTTCGTGTCGGCCAACGTCGCCGCCGCGCTGGCCCGCCTGGGCCACCGGGTCCTGGTGCTCGACGCCGACCTGGGCCTTGCCAACCTCGACGTGGTGCTCAACCTGCAGTCCCGCCGCACGCTGCACGACGTGTTCCTCGGGCACTGCGCGCTCGAAGACGCGATCCACGTCGCGCCGGGCGGCTTCTCGGTGGTGCTGGCCGGCTCGGGCCTCGTGGAGTACTCGCGCCTGACGCCCGAGGTGCGCGAGCGGCTGCAGGCCGTGGTCGCCAGCCTGCTGCCGCGCTACGACTACGTGCTGCTGGACACCGGCGCGGGCATCTCCGACGTCGTGCTCTACGCGATCTCGCTGGCCGACCAGGTGCTGGTGGTCGCCACCCCCGAGCCCACCTCGCTGACCGACGCCTACGCGACCATCAAGGTGCTGGCCACCCAGCAGCGCCGCCGCGAGCTGAACCTGGTGCTCAACCAGGTCGCGCGGCCAGGCGACGGCAAGGCCATCGCGCAGCAGCTGCAGCAGGTGCTGGCCCGCTTCGTCTCGACGCCGGCGGGCGATCCGGTGAAGCTGGCCCACCTCGGCGACATCCCGAGCGACCCGTCGGTGCGCCAAGCGGTACAGAAGCGCCAGCTGCTGCTGGAGACCTTCCCCGGCTGCGCCGCCGCGCATGCGGTCAAGGCCGTGGCCGGCCGCCTGGAAAAGGTGCCGGCGCGGGCGGCCTGA
- a CDS encoding DODA-type extradiol aromatic ring-opening family dioxygenase yields MDTRTLPPLFVSHGSPMIALEPGATGAFFGRLGRTIDREFGRPRAIVAVSAHTATRQPVLLGAKRHETVHDFYGFPPALYELRYDAPGDPALAQDAAHLLEAAGVPAQAVDAGGLDHGIWTVLIHMWPEADIPVVPLSLVPFAPPSAQFAVGEALQPLADQGVLVLGTGSITHNLRLLSLRGRVEGVPEAPESAAFREWVHARATARDWDALFDYRAQAPHAALMHPTDEHWLPFYAPAGAGGREHVPVRLHGHVTFGVLGMDAYAFGPQAARLAGALQAAPVQA; encoded by the coding sequence ATGGACACCCGCACCCTGCCCCCGCTGTTCGTCTCGCACGGCTCGCCGATGATCGCGCTCGAGCCGGGCGCCACCGGTGCCTTCTTCGGCCGGCTGGGCCGCACGATCGATCGCGAGTTCGGCCGTCCGCGCGCCATCGTCGCGGTCTCGGCGCACACCGCGACCCGCCAGCCGGTGCTGCTGGGTGCGAAGCGGCACGAGACGGTGCACGACTTCTACGGCTTCCCCCCGGCGCTGTACGAGCTGCGCTACGACGCGCCGGGCGACCCGGCGCTGGCGCAGGACGCCGCGCACCTGCTGGAGGCGGCCGGGGTGCCCGCGCAGGCGGTCGACGCCGGCGGGCTGGACCACGGCATCTGGACCGTGCTGATCCACATGTGGCCCGAGGCGGACATCCCGGTGGTGCCGCTGTCGCTGGTGCCGTTCGCGCCGCCGTCCGCGCAGTTCGCGGTCGGCGAGGCGTTGCAGCCGCTGGCCGACCAGGGCGTGCTGGTGCTCGGCACCGGCAGCATCACGCACAACCTGCGCCTGCTGTCGCTGCGCGGCCGGGTCGAGGGCGTGCCGGAAGCGCCGGAGTCGGCCGCGTTCCGCGAGTGGGTGCACGCCAGGGCCACCGCACGCGACTGGGACGCGCTGTTCGACTACCGCGCGCAGGCCCCGCATGCGGCGCTGATGCACCCGACCGACGAGCACTGGCTGCCGTTCTACGCCCCGGCCGGTGCCGGCGGGCGCGAGCACGTGCCGGTGCGGCTGCACGGTCACGTGACCTTCGGGGTGCTGGGCATGGACGCCTACGCGTTCGGCCCGCAGGCCGCGCGGCTGGCCGGGGCACTGCAGGCCGCGCCGGTTCAGGCCTGA